One Bemisia tabaci chromosome 4, PGI_BMITA_v3 genomic window, TTCATAATTACTGATATTGCATTTTTCAGGCCAAGAAGCGGGCGGTGTGCGCCAAGAGGGTGATGTTCAGATCACACCTTTTAATATGGATGAGGAGCTAGAGGATGGACATTTTGACACAGATGGaaactttcactggaaaaaggaGAAGCTTTTGAAGGACCACTGGCTAGATAATATTGATTGGGTTAaggtaatttcatttttctttgcaatattagaagtgtcgtcagctaagttgacggttgtttactttcggtttgcaggcgttttcgtgtcactactatccacatgaaaacatcagactctctcagaagcaagaacacaagcttagaaaagttttttaatactttcaaaccctATAACACTTTAATTTGTAGCCCCACAGTaatcacaaccacaaaaaagtcgcaaattataactgataagtagcttttttacgatacgatcatgagatTGATGTTTTCAATGTGGATAGTAGCAAACGCTGTTTTGTTCAGAGGCTcaaattcgtcgttggcgcttgcaaaccaaaagtaaacaaccgtcaacttagccgACGACACCTCTATTCACTTATTCCGTCAAAATCAGTTGCACAACCTCTTAGAGTTTTTATTTGGGCCAGCATTTGGCAACAATGTGAAGTCACCTcagatccaaacaataacaagaACATAACCTCATTCTACAGTGATTGTCAGTTTGTAGACTTCttagaaaataataattactTCGTGGTAGTTCTAAAACTTGTGTGTGAACTTCCCTAATTTACAATGCAGGCTAATTTAAACGGTATAAGTGATGATTATGATGAGATTTCATCACATGTTTATTCAAGTGAGAATATCCCTGGAGTCGGTTGCAACCTAGAGCAGTTCGAAACTCAGATTTGTAACACGTGTGAATGCTTTCCAGAAGACTGTTGCCCCGAAAATAACTGCTCCTGCATCAAATTATCACATGGTGTAAACTATGAATTATATAGGGGCACCAAAACAGTTTCAAACACAAAACTAAATTCCACCCCCTGTAGTTCATACTCAATATTTGAATGTAATCAGATGTGCTCCTGTTCTAATTCTCCATGCATTAATCGACTAGTACAGTTTGGTCCAAGGAAATCTTTATATTTAAAATCCTGCCCTCAAAAAGGTCTGTGTTTATTTACTTCACTGCCGATTCTGAAAGGTGAATTTATTTGTGAGTATGCTGGAGAGGTCATATCTAGAGCTGAAGCTAAACGACGTTTGGATTTGGACTCAAGATCCAGTAAGATGAACTATATTTTCTTCCTTCGCGAAAATTTCACCAATGAAGTGGTCGAAACCATTGTTGATCCATCGTCTATCGGCAACATTGGAAGGTACATAAACCACTCTTGCAGTCCTAATGCAGCTATAATACCAGTACGAGTTGATTCTGTGGTCccaaaattagcaatttttgcaaaatctgaTATCATGGCAGAAAAAGAAATAACAATGAGCTACTCGACAGGAGCCTCATCCATGGTGCATTCTTTGCCGCAAGATCTTAAGCCCTGTAATTGTTTGGAAGAAAATTGTGTGAAATACTTACCAAATGATAATATTTTCTAAAGGTAAGTGTTCTATATTCTAACACAGTCCTAGAATTTTCTCTACTAACCCCTCAAGTCTCAGTTACAACTCACTCTTAATTGGGTATTCACTCAAATTCTTTACATGAAAGTCCGCTCCTGGTGGCAGACTGACCCGCTGTGTCAGAATATGGGCTAACAATGGATAGTGCAAGGCACAGAGGGCCTGCAAGGACAGCACCTACCCCTTGCACCGCTTCTTGGAGAATTAACCCATCCCCTACCCTGTATCTGATATGCCTCATCACTGACGAGGTGGAAAGTTGCCAAGTCAAGGCTCATCAGCTAGGCCCTGGTGAGCTCGCTGAGGGAGTTATGCTCCTTAATCTGGATTcacccattctcaaattctctttaaattttacccttttattctattttttcatgaaatcatgaaaaaaatgtcgacCCTCTCCCCACAATCCAGGGTGTTTAGAATATACTATGTAAATGGGTATGTTCAATATAATATGTTTATGCTCCATTACAAACTGATTAAAATTTGAAGCTGATCTTTTTCCCACTGCTACGCCATAACTATTCTTCAATCCAATGAGATGGATTAGATTGGCAACAGCAGAGAGGAGAATGAGAATTTTTCCCTAACA contains:
- the LOC140223706 gene encoding histone-lysine N-methyltransferase SETMAR; this translates as MQANLNGISDDYDEISSHVYSSENIPGVGCNLEQFETQICNTCECFPEDCCPENNCSCIKLSHGVNYELYRGTKTVSNTKLNSTPCSSYSIFECNQMCSCSNSPCINRLVQFGPRKSLYLKSCPQKGLCLFTSLPILKGEFICEYAGEVISRAEAKRRLDLDSRSSKMNYIFFLRENFTNEVVETIVDPSSIGNIGRYINHSCSPNAAIIPVRVDSVVPKLAIFAKSDIMAEKEITMSYSTGASSMVHSLPQDLKPCNCLEENCVKYLPNDNIF